A region from the Mycoplasmopsis bovigenitalium genome encodes:
- a CDS encoding ABC transporter permease has translation MFKYISKRIGLAILTLFVILIFSYTLTVIFIKNPYEIQLIAETDTEKRRGLEELSRQYNAIPIITKIGNYFANIFKFQYGEIFDKSGAYESIPQLFFEPLKWSILVSLPSFIISATTGVIVGIIAGYKRGTWVDWIISGFVFVFIAVPSFILAPMFLGIFQKAGFDIRFISPYSQGATWAQTIKSVIPAIVVVSLGSLSGYTLYSRNQVVTVLTSNYVLIAKTKGLGNFEIFKKYVFRNISIPLATIIIPSYLILLSGSIIVEQFWFIPGTSTIIANSFPKGEINILMFNILFFTALGLFTQIIVDISYPLIDPRIKYQASSGLNIFAILHAKKIRAQQYKLLNEQS, from the coding sequence ATGTTTAAATATATATCAAAAAGAATTGGCCTAGCCATTCTTACATTATTTGTTATTTTAATCTTTTCATACACATTAACTGTTATATTTATTAAAAACCCATATGAAATTCAGTTAATCGCTGAAACAGACACGGAGAAAAGGAGAGGTTTAGAGGAATTATCTAGACAATATAACGCGATTCCAATCATTACAAAAATTGGCAATTATTTTGCCAATATATTCAAATTTCAATATGGTGAGATATTTGATAAATCAGGAGCATATGAATCAATTCCGCAATTATTTTTCGAGCCACTAAAATGAAGTATTTTAGTTTCACTACCTTCATTTATTATTTCAGCAACTACCGGCGTTATCGTCGGTATTATTGCGGGATATAAACGTGGTACATGAGTTGATTGAATAATTAGTGGATTTGTCTTTGTCTTCATTGCAGTACCTAGCTTTATTTTGGCACCAATGTTTCTTGGTATATTCCAAAAAGCAGGTTTCGATATTAGATTTATATCGCCATATTCACAAGGAGCAACTTGAGCTCAAACAATTAAATCAGTTATACCAGCAATCGTTGTTGTCTCGCTTGGTTCGCTTTCGGGATATACACTTTATTCAAGAAACCAAGTTGTAACTGTATTAACATCAAATTACGTATTGATTGCTAAAACCAAAGGATTGGGAAATTTTGAGATTTTTAAAAAATACGTTTTTAGAAACATTTCAATCCCATTAGCAACAATTATTATTCCATCATATTTAATCTTATTATCTGGCTCAATTATCGTTGAGCAATTCTGATTTATTCCAGGTACTTCAACAATAATTGCCAACTCGTTCCCTAAAGGTGAAATAAATATCCTAATGTTCAACATTTTATTCTTCACTGCATTAGGTCTATTCACTCAAATCATAGTTGATATTTCATATCCACTAATTGATCCAAGAATTAAATATCAAGCTTCAAGCGGACTAAATATTTTTGCAATATTGCATGCAAAAAAAATAAGAGCACAACAATACAAATTACTTAATGAACAATCATAG
- a CDS encoding ABC transporter permease — MAENLKFNQRYGISDELQNKLKLVKQQKYTHNIAGKPKILAIEILKRFFTNPMVVIAFCVFLAIIITALVVSFSSPYPAVKPIDYYLPVDKKVSDFQSLPPIFAQWTETTDNNKITNLYRWSSEPYSKYLKDYANFKEIVPGQILYYNAYSYFEGQQLYSKIFKILDKDPNAIITAEQLAEFKNAIPKLHTFFGTNNAGTDIWTTVWKGTLESLWIALFVATVEIIIGVFVGAYLGFNAGKWLDTFMMRVIEIFTSPPSIIWLLLFVSIWGTNPWVLIAGLLFVGWTGPIGVTRLFIITVKDEEYILAAKSIGASEKRQIFFHALPAILGKIAMSYVRRIPSVILSIASLAFLGFFKDDSSANLGKFMLDNLEDSKNNVWLLIIPASILLCISISLQFIAVGLHDALDPKVIKLKR, encoded by the coding sequence ATGGCTGAAAATTTAAAATTTAATCAACGCTACGGTATTAGTGATGAGCTGCAAAATAAGTTAAAACTTGTCAAACAGCAAAAATACACTCACAATATCGCTGGCAAACCTAAAATATTAGCGATCGAAATATTAAAAAGATTTTTCACTAATCCAATGGTTGTTATTGCTTTTTGTGTCTTTTTAGCAATCATTATTACCGCTTTAGTTGTCAGTTTTTCTTCTCCTTATCCCGCAGTAAAACCAATTGATTATTATTTACCAGTTGATAAAAAAGTTTCAGACTTCCAAAGTCTGCCACCAATATTTGCACAATGAACAGAAACAACAGATAATAATAAAATTACCAACTTATATAGATGATCAAGTGAGCCTTATAGTAAATATTTAAAAGATTATGCGAATTTTAAAGAAATAGTGCCAGGCCAAATACTTTATTATAATGCTTATTCATATTTTGAAGGTCAGCAACTTTATTCTAAAATTTTTAAAATTCTAGATAAAGACCCTAATGCCATTATTACAGCTGAACAACTTGCTGAATTTAAGAATGCTATACCAAAACTTCATACATTTTTTGGTACAAATAATGCTGGAACCGATATTTGAACAACTGTTTGAAAAGGTACTCTTGAATCACTTTGAATTGCATTATTTGTAGCGACTGTAGAAATTATTATTGGTGTATTTGTTGGCGCTTATTTAGGTTTTAACGCTGGTAAATGACTTGACACATTCATGATGCGTGTTATTGAGATATTCACATCGCCACCATCAATAATTTGACTATTATTATTTGTTTCAATTTGAGGGACTAATCCTTGAGTGTTAATTGCTGGTCTATTATTCGTTGGTTGAACTGGCCCAATTGGTGTAACTCGTTTATTTATAATTACTGTTAAAGATGAAGAATACATTTTAGCTGCTAAAAGTATTGGTGCAAGTGAAAAAAGACAAATCTTTTTCCACGCACTACCTGCAATATTAGGTAAAATTGCAATGAGTTATGTAAGAAGAATTCCAAGTGTTATTCTTTCGATTGCTTCGCTAGCATTCCTTGGTTTCTTTAAAGATGATTCATCAGCAAACTTAGGTAAATTCATGCTTGATAACCTAGAAGATTCAAAAAATAACGTTTGACTTCTAATTATTCCAGCATCAATATTATTATGCATTTCAATAAGTCTACAATTTATAGCCGTTGGTCTACATGACGCATTAGATCCAAAAGTTATTAAATTAAAAAGATAG
- a CDS encoding ABC transporter ATP-binding protein — MSNIDLIKTNPLKEDLLLDIENLRVDFKNGRKNFIRIVRGLDLKIKKGEIVGLVGESGSGKSVTSKALINVNDGAYFLADKMQIEDLDLNKIKKENLWQKIRGHYIGYIPQDPLTSLNPTRKIGKQLLDALNLNPEWKEKSYVEKRNYLVSLLDEFGLRDADAVFDRYPHTLSGGMKQRVVIAMVVALKPKLIIADEPTTALDPTVQASVLALFERIRQTMNISIILISHNISVVAKFCDYIYVMYAGKIVERGTRKQIFTDPRHPYTWALISAIPENSQERLYSIKGTPPDMANLPLGDPFAPRNEYALEIDFLKEPPLLPVEARHDAATWLLHPDAPKIEIPQDLKVRLESFRKVFVDDEN; from the coding sequence ATGTCAAATATAGATTTAATTAAAACTAATCCACTTAAAGAAGATTTGCTTTTAGATATCGAAAATTTAAGAGTCGACTTCAAAAATGGTCGCAAAAATTTCATTAGAATTGTACGTGGCTTAGATTTAAAAATCAAAAAAGGCGAAATTGTAGGACTTGTTGGTGAATCAGGTTCAGGTAAATCAGTTACATCAAAAGCTTTAATAAATGTCAATGATGGCGCTTATTTTCTTGCTGATAAAATGCAAATTGAAGATCTTGATTTAAATAAAATTAAAAAAGAAAATTTATGACAAAAAATTAGAGGACACTACATTGGTTATATACCCCAAGACCCTCTTACTTCATTGAATCCAACCCGTAAAATTGGTAAACAACTTTTAGACGCTTTGAATTTAAATCCAGAGTGAAAAGAAAAAAGTTATGTTGAAAAAAGAAACTATTTAGTATCTCTACTTGATGAGTTTGGTCTAAGAGATGCGGATGCTGTTTTTGATAGATATCCACATACACTTTCAGGTGGTATGAAGCAGCGTGTAGTTATTGCAATGGTTGTTGCACTAAAACCTAAATTGATTATTGCTGACGAGCCAACTACCGCTCTTGATCCAACAGTTCAAGCTTCTGTTCTTGCATTGTTTGAAAGAATTAGACAAACAATGAACATTTCAATAATTTTAATTAGTCATAATATTAGTGTTGTTGCTAAATTCTGTGACTATATTTATGTTATGTACGCTGGCAAAATTGTTGAAAGAGGAACTAGAAAACAGATTTTTACTGACCCTAGACACCCATATACTTGAGCATTAATTTCGGCTATACCTGAAAACAGTCAAGAGCGTCTTTATTCAATTAAAGGTACTCCACCAGACATGGCAAACTTGCCACTAGGCGATCCTTTTGCGCCAAGAAATGAGTATGCACTGGAAATTGATTTTCTTAAAGAGCCACCTTTATTACCAGTTGAAGCGCGCCATGATGCAGCAACTTGACTTTTACACCCAGATGCACCAAAAATTGAAATTCCACAAGATTTAAAAGTTAGATTAGAAAGCTTTAGAAAGGTATTTGTAGACGATGAAAACTAA